A stretch of the Synechocystis sp. PCC 7338 genome encodes the following:
- a CDS encoding M1 family metallopeptidase — protein sequence MSFLTFDTESNQRKSFELPGAKPHYNPDRPGQVNHIFLDLKINLAERHLQGVCRLTLTPVRPGIQQLVLDAVDLKIAWVLMKGVSQHFDHDGDRLTIDLLQPLAAEPVTLEIQYELKNPRRGIYFIQPDRHYPEKPVQVWTQGEDEDSRYWFPCFDYPGQLATSEIRVQVAKPYRVISNGSLIEQKDLGNEQVFHWSQTQIHPTYLMTLAIGDFAEIADSYGDLPVRYYVEKGREDDGQRSMGKTPRMIEFFNKAFGYPYAYPNYDQVCVADFIFGGMENTSTTLLMDRCLLDERAALDNRNTESLVAHELAHQWFGDLVVIKHWSHAWLKEGMASYAEVLWTDHEYGQDEAAYYLLGEARNYLAEDSSRYRRPIVTHVYREAIELYDRHLYEKGACVYHTIRTVLGDELFFKAVHTFVQDNAHSTVETIDLLRAIEKATGFNLLWLFDQYVFRGGHPEFKVSYSWDNDNKLAKLTITQTQAKADSNHKDLFNLKIPVAFNFLEAEKITTQVIPLQLKEREQVFYFPLHRKPDFVSFDQGNNFLKTVELAYPLAELKAQCTRDPDPISRIQAAIAIAKQGGLEAVEFLGERLQKESFWGVRVEIAEQLAGINLDQVGTLLSQGLAKNDHPKVRRAIIASLAKIKTSASYEAIKKCLAQGEASYYAESAAASALGALGSGLLKDNEGEIIEQLTAVLQTRPGWNEVVRCGAIAGLSQLTTSPQAVDTILTYTANGVSQPLRLASIRALGAVSVGQSPEKLTEILEQLTVIAQEEFFLTQVSVTAALGQMETPKAIGILQNLANQTPDGRVRRMAEEAVKKVQAKIGSDEKIKDLQTNLEKLQQENQDLQSRLAKLETQFAQTSSNKENQQD from the coding sequence ATGTCGTTTTTAACCTTTGATACCGAGTCCAACCAACGGAAAAGTTTTGAGTTGCCTGGTGCTAAGCCCCACTACAACCCCGATCGCCCTGGGCAGGTAAATCATATCTTTTTGGACTTGAAAATCAACTTGGCAGAACGGCACTTACAGGGGGTTTGTCGCCTTACCCTCACGCCGGTGCGCCCTGGTATTCAACAATTGGTGTTGGATGCGGTGGATCTGAAAATTGCCTGGGTCTTGATGAAAGGAGTAAGTCAACATTTTGACCATGACGGCGATCGCCTAACCATTGACCTACTGCAACCGTTGGCCGCTGAGCCGGTGACCCTGGAAATTCAGTATGAATTGAAAAATCCCCGCCGGGGCATCTATTTTATCCAGCCCGATCGCCATTATCCAGAAAAGCCAGTGCAGGTCTGGACTCAGGGTGAAGATGAGGATTCCCGTTACTGGTTTCCCTGTTTCGACTATCCGGGGCAGTTGGCCACGTCGGAAATACGGGTGCAAGTGGCTAAGCCCTATCGGGTGATTTCCAACGGCAGTTTAATTGAGCAAAAAGATTTGGGCAATGAACAGGTTTTCCATTGGTCCCAAACCCAAATTCACCCCACCTATTTAATGACCCTGGCGATCGGTGATTTTGCAGAAATAGCAGATAGTTATGGTGATCTGCCGGTGCGTTATTACGTCGAGAAAGGTCGGGAAGATGATGGACAACGGAGCATGGGCAAAACCCCCCGTATGATTGAATTTTTTAATAAAGCCTTTGGCTATCCCTACGCCTATCCTAATTATGACCAAGTTTGCGTAGCGGATTTCATTTTTGGGGGCATGGAAAATACTTCTACTACCCTGTTAATGGATCGTTGTTTACTGGATGAACGAGCGGCATTGGATAACCGCAATACGGAAAGTTTAGTCGCCCATGAACTAGCCCACCAATGGTTTGGTGATTTAGTAGTTATTAAACATTGGTCCCACGCTTGGCTCAAAGAAGGTATGGCTTCCTACGCCGAAGTTTTGTGGACAGACCACGAATATGGTCAAGATGAGGCGGCCTATTACCTGTTGGGGGAAGCAAGGAATTACTTAGCGGAAGATAGTTCCCGTTACCGCCGTCCCATTGTCACCCACGTTTATCGAGAAGCCATCGAACTTTACGATCGCCATTTGTATGAAAAGGGAGCCTGTGTTTATCACACGATTCGCACAGTATTGGGGGACGAGTTATTTTTTAAAGCCGTCCATACCTTTGTGCAGGACAATGCCCACAGCACCGTGGAAACCATTGATTTACTGCGGGCCATTGAAAAAGCAACGGGTTTTAACCTCCTTTGGCTTTTTGATCAGTATGTTTTCCGGGGTGGCCACCCGGAATTTAAAGTTAGCTATAGCTGGGACAATGACAATAAATTAGCCAAGTTAACCATTACCCAAACCCAGGCTAAGGCGGATAGTAACCATAAAGACTTATTTAACTTGAAAATTCCCGTTGCCTTTAATTTCTTGGAAGCAGAAAAAATTACCACTCAAGTAATTCCCTTACAACTCAAAGAACGGGAGCAGGTCTTTTATTTTCCCCTCCACCGTAAGCCTGATTTTGTTAGCTTTGACCAGGGCAACAATTTCTTGAAAACAGTGGAATTAGCCTATCCGCTGGCGGAATTAAAAGCCCAATGCACCCGTGACCCAGACCCGATTTCCCGTATCCAAGCGGCGATCGCCATTGCTAAACAAGGAGGCTTAGAAGCAGTGGAATTTCTGGGGGAAAGACTACAAAAAGAATCTTTCTGGGGAGTGCGAGTAGAAATCGCTGAACAGTTGGCGGGCATTAACTTGGACCAAGTGGGCACCCTATTGAGCCAAGGATTGGCAAAGAATGACCACCCCAAGGTGCGACGGGCAATCATTGCTTCTTTGGCCAAGATCAAAACCTCTGCCAGTTACGAAGCGATCAAAAAGTGTTTAGCCCAAGGGGAAGCTAGTTACTACGCAGAGTCAGCGGCGGCTAGTGCCCTTGGTGCTTTGGGATCTGGTCTGCTCAAGGACAACGAAGGGGAAATTATCGAACAATTAACAGCCGTGTTGCAAACCCGCCCTGGTTGGAATGAAGTGGTGCGTTGTGGGGCGATCGCCGGTCTGAGTCAATTGACCACTTCCCCCCAAGCAGTGGATACGATTTTGACCTACACCGCTAATGGTGTGTCCCAACCTCTGCGACTGGCCTCCATTCGAGCTTTAGGAGCCGTTTCCGTTGGGCAATCCCCCGAAAAACTGACGGAAATTCTAGAGCAACTAACAGTGATCGCCCAGGAGGAATTTTTCCTTACCCAGGTTTCTGTTACTGCTGCCCTCGGTCAAATGGAAACCCCCAAGGCGATCGGTATTTTGCAGAATCTCGCCAACCAAACCCCGGATGGTCGGGTACGGCGCATGGCGGAAGAAGCAGTGAAAAAAGTCCAAGCCAAAATCGGCAGTGACGAAAAAATTAAAGACCTTCAAACTAACCTAGAAAAACTTCAGCAGGAAAATCAGGATCTCCAGAGTCGCCTTGCTAAATTAGAAACCCAGTTTGCCCAGACTTCCTCCAATAAAGAAAATCAGCAGGATTAA
- a CDS encoding type II toxin-antitoxin system PemK/MazF family toxin: MGETLYPHQGEIYLIRPLKSLGDTKKRPAVVISLNVRNQFSSSVLVVPFSSDLSGGITPTRILIPQGEGGLSKDSLALCDNISAIRKIHLEQGPYGAISSIALEQIQKAVQIAIGVFIL, from the coding sequence ATGGGGGAGACACTTTATCCCCATCAGGGTGAAATTTATCTAATTCGCCCTTTAAAGTCCCTCGGTGATACTAAAAAACGCCCAGCGGTGGTAATTTCCTTAAATGTTCGTAATCAGTTTTCCAGCAGTGTTTTGGTTGTCCCTTTTTCCAGTGATCTTTCTGGGGGAATAACGCCAACCCGAATCTTAATTCCCCAGGGGGAAGGTGGTCTCAGCAAAGATTCCTTGGCTCTCTGCGACAATATTTCTGCTATCCGTAAAATTCATTTAGAGCAAGGCCCCTATGGTGCAATTTCTTCTATCGCTTTAGAGCAAATTCAAAAGGCAGTTCAAATAGCAATTGGCGTTTTTATTCTTTGA
- a CDS encoding ribbon-helix-helix domain-containing protein, with product MSCTANKQRISVTVDVALLKNIDRLTENRSTAVEEGLRLWYQRHLEEQLLVFYQQQSQESQKFDQDWADFAQSEIEHINLSEGI from the coding sequence ATGTCTTGCACTGCGAACAAGCAACGTATTTCCGTTACCGTTGATGTTGCCCTCTTGAAAAACATTGATCGTCTAACTGAAAACCGTTCTACGGCGGTGGAAGAAGGATTACGACTTTGGTATCAACGTCATCTTGAAGAGCAATTGTTGGTTTTTTATCAGCAACAGTCCCAGGAATCTCAAAAATTCGATCAAGATTGGGCCGATTTTGCCCAGAGCGAAATAGAGCATATTAACCTATCCGAAGGCATTTGA
- the psbB gene encoding photosystem II chlorophyll-binding protein CP47 — translation MGLPWYRVHTVVLNDPGRLISVHLMHTALVAGWAGSMALYELAIFDSSDAVLNPMWRQGMFVLPFMARLGVTSSWNGWSVTGETGLDPGFWSFEGVAAAHIVLSGLLFLAAVWHWVFWDLELFVDPRTGESALDLPKMFGIHLFLSGLLCFGFGAFHLTGVWGPGMWVSDPYGLTGHVQPVAPEWGPAGFNPFNPGGVVAHHIAAGIVGIIAGLFHLTVRPPERLYKALRMGNIETVLSSSIAAVFFAAFVVAGTMWYGNATTPIELFGPTRYQWDKGYFQEEIQRRVDSQLAEGASLSEAWSTIPEKLAFYDYVGNSPAKGGLFRTGAMNSGDGIAQEWIGHPVFKDKEGRVLDVRRMPNFFETFPVIMTDEDGVVRADIPFRRSESKFSVEQTGVTVSFYGGALDGQTFNNPSDVKKFARKAQLGEAFDFDTETFNSDGVFRTSPRGWFTFGHAVFALLFFFGHIWHGSRTLFRDVFAGVDPGLEEQVEFGVFAKVGDLSTRKEA, via the coding sequence ATGGGACTACCTTGGTATCGCGTTCATACAGTTGTCCTGAATGATCCAGGGCGACTCATCTCTGTCCATTTAATGCACACAGCCCTTGTGGCTGGCTGGGCTGGGTCCATGGCTCTCTATGAGTTGGCCATTTTTGACTCCAGCGATGCTGTGCTCAACCCCATGTGGCGGCAAGGCATGTTCGTTTTGCCCTTCATGGCCCGCCTCGGTGTCACCAGTTCCTGGAATGGCTGGAGCGTCACCGGAGAAACTGGTTTGGATCCCGGTTTCTGGTCCTTCGAAGGAGTAGCCGCCGCCCACATCGTCCTTTCTGGTCTGCTGTTCCTGGCCGCCGTATGGCACTGGGTTTTCTGGGACTTAGAATTATTCGTCGACCCCCGTACCGGTGAATCTGCCTTAGATTTGCCGAAAATGTTTGGTATTCACCTTTTCCTCTCCGGTTTACTCTGCTTTGGCTTTGGTGCCTTCCACCTCACCGGTGTTTGGGGCCCGGGCATGTGGGTTTCCGACCCCTATGGTCTGACAGGCCATGTACAACCGGTGGCACCGGAATGGGGACCGGCAGGTTTTAACCCCTTCAACCCCGGCGGTGTAGTGGCTCACCACATTGCCGCTGGTATTGTTGGTATTATTGCTGGTCTTTTCCACCTCACGGTACGCCCCCCCGAACGCTTGTATAAAGCTCTCCGCATGGGGAACATTGAAACCGTATTGTCCAGTAGTATTGCCGCGGTATTTTTCGCCGCTTTCGTTGTGGCCGGTACCATGTGGTACGGTAACGCCACCACTCCCATCGAACTTTTTGGACCTACCCGTTACCAGTGGGATAAGGGTTATTTCCAAGAAGAAATTCAACGGCGAGTTGATAGCCAGTTAGCAGAAGGGGCTTCTTTATCTGAAGCCTGGTCTACCATACCTGAAAAGTTGGCTTTCTACGATTACGTTGGTAACAGCCCCGCCAAAGGTGGTTTGTTCCGTACCGGTGCCATGAACAGTGGCGATGGCATTGCCCAAGAATGGATTGGTCACCCAGTCTTCAAAGATAAAGAAGGTCGGGTGCTGGATGTCCGTCGTATGCCCAACTTCTTTGAAACCTTCCCCGTCATCATGACCGATGAAGATGGAGTGGTGCGTGCCGACATTCCTTTCCGTCGTTCCGAGTCTAAATTCAGTGTGGAACAAACCGGTGTTACCGTCAGCTTCTATGGTGGTGCCTTGGATGGCCAAACCTTCAACAATCCTAGCGATGTGAAGAAATTTGCCCGGAAAGCCCAATTGGGTGAAGCCTTTGACTTCGACACTGAAACCTTTAACTCCGATGGTGTGTTCCGCACCAGTCCCCGGGGTTGGTTTACCTTTGGCCACGCCGTCTTCGCCTTGCTGTTCTTCTTTGGCCACATCTGGCATGGTTCCCGTACTCTGTTCCGGGATGTATTTGCTGGAGTTGATCCTGGTTTGGAAGAGCAAGTGGAATTTGGGGTATTTGCTAAAGTTGGTGACCTTTCCACCCGGAAAGAAGCCTAG
- a CDS encoding FkbM family methyltransferase, giving the protein MAELAGLTENYYTLQQELADALQALGRSIHSLERDIVISHCEINADHGVGVLLQRLFPNSDELLTIRSHDLYGGQQEFGDRHFLVQGENFVTIAQQVQSLLQYYAPRRLLSVPYFPEDYRISIALKRLYNCPLCVFIMDDQNIYSPQVPDSLVEELLYRADICLGISRPLCDAYEAKFKRKFWFVPPVVQGHLIQTEQPQSWDRSPSERQGVMIGNVWSQQWLDQLRSLCRTTGVKIDWYGNPNRDWLSFTEAELGEDGINFKGFVPEDELINLLRTADFAVIPTGISDQSGDRPELTKLSLPSRSCFITATANLPILVVGSAESAVAQFVQSQGIGAVCAYQPEDFSAKIDYLLENQGRMRQQAFKLGKNLSADGIAQWIWDSLAQGQAMDARFEAQQKPVKIIDASVVITPNEVTYRHGTGALIKRVFPNDAQIISVRSENHYGGDHNFGIESYHLPQQGWSRKQIFTNIAQIFADHEVSRIFCVPYYREDVLTAIAIKELFGVPLGIWIMDDQNVAVNNIPDDLMREFLEKSNVRFATHPELRDAYENKFGLKFWILPAVVPHGLIKTEIFQPLEENCQQKRGALLGSIWSQQWFAELCHSTKEADVQLDWYGNSKYYWLTESNEDLQVKGIYAQGLFPEDKLVEKLQEYPFVVVPTGTMDEWDDQPQLSQLSLPGRILFALATSNTPIILMGSEKTSAASFINRFQIGVVCDYTPESFGAAVAEVLDPQRQRVLRENAVAVAEKFGDQNIDSWIWDSLAEGQAVDDRFESLFRRSPIDLVHFIEPPVPSLIYKDYAQVYQVMRRLKVNHYHPDFVMDVGASHGIWSHTASQLFPEARFILIDPLINRYEQAARNYYLKNIPKAKFLEIAVSDQSGQLSFQVSPDLYGSSLLTPADFRDYETVTVAVKTLDQVAEEENLQGRGTLKLDVQCAEHIVLAGAKNFLEQVDLVVAELSYVRYDENALVFLEMLNLLDQLGFRYYDETGEWRSPIDGTLLQKEVVFIRQDFLVPETSRKI; this is encoded by the coding sequence ATGGCCGAATTAGCCGGATTAACTGAGAATTACTACACCCTGCAACAGGAGCTAGCCGATGCCCTCCAAGCCCTTGGCCGTAGTATTCACTCTTTGGAAAGGGACATAGTTATCAGCCATTGTGAAATTAATGCCGACCATGGGGTGGGGGTGTTACTACAAAGACTTTTTCCCAACTCAGATGAGCTATTGACAATTCGCTCCCATGATCTTTACGGCGGGCAACAGGAGTTTGGCGATCGCCATTTTTTGGTGCAGGGAGAAAATTTTGTCACCATTGCCCAACAAGTGCAATCACTTTTGCAATATTACGCTCCCCGAAGACTTTTATCGGTACCCTATTTCCCAGAGGATTACCGAATTTCCATTGCCCTAAAGCGACTGTATAACTGTCCATTGTGTGTTTTCATTATGGACGATCAAAATATTTACTCTCCCCAGGTGCCCGATAGTTTGGTAGAGGAATTATTGTACCGAGCCGATATTTGCTTGGGCATTTCCCGTCCCCTCTGTGATGCCTACGAAGCCAAATTTAAGCGTAAGTTTTGGTTTGTGCCTCCAGTGGTGCAGGGGCATTTGATCCAAACTGAGCAACCCCAGAGCTGGGACAGATCGCCGAGTGAGCGTCAGGGGGTGATGATTGGCAATGTCTGGAGTCAACAATGGTTAGATCAACTGCGGTCTTTGTGTCGAACCACGGGTGTAAAAATTGATTGGTATGGTAACCCCAACCGGGATTGGCTTAGTTTTACCGAAGCGGAGTTGGGGGAAGACGGCATTAACTTTAAGGGCTTTGTGCCGGAAGATGAGTTGATTAATCTCCTCCGAACTGCTGATTTTGCCGTTATTCCCACAGGCATTTCTGATCAAAGCGGCGATCGCCCAGAGTTAACAAAATTAAGCCTGCCTTCCCGCAGTTGCTTTATCACTGCCACTGCTAATTTGCCGATCTTGGTGGTTGGGAGTGCTGAAAGTGCCGTGGCCCAATTTGTCCAGAGCCAGGGCATTGGTGCTGTCTGTGCTTACCAGCCGGAGGACTTTTCCGCCAAAATTGATTACTTGTTAGAGAACCAAGGGCGTATGCGCCAACAGGCTTTTAAGCTTGGGAAAAACCTCAGTGCGGACGGCATTGCCCAATGGATTTGGGATTCCCTTGCCCAAGGTCAAGCTATGGATGCACGTTTTGAAGCTCAACAAAAACCGGTCAAGATCATCGATGCCAGTGTAGTCATTACCCCCAACGAAGTCACCTATCGCCACGGCACAGGAGCTTTGATCAAACGGGTATTTCCCAATGATGCCCAAATTATTTCTGTGCGTTCCGAGAACCATTACGGCGGTGATCATAACTTCGGCATCGAGTCTTACCATCTTCCCCAGCAGGGCTGGAGTCGTAAACAAATTTTCACCAATATTGCCCAGATTTTCGCCGACCATGAAGTTAGTCGGATTTTTTGCGTGCCCTATTACAGGGAGGATGTGCTGACGGCGATCGCCATTAAAGAATTGTTTGGGGTGCCCCTGGGCATTTGGATTATGGACGACCAGAACGTAGCAGTTAACAATATCCCCGACGATTTAATGCGGGAGTTTTTGGAAAAGTCCAATGTGCGCTTTGCCACCCATCCAGAACTGCGGGATGCCTATGAAAATAAATTTGGTTTGAAGTTTTGGATTTTGCCAGCAGTGGTGCCCCATGGGTTGATTAAAACGGAAATTTTTCAGCCCCTAGAGGAGAATTGTCAACAAAAACGGGGAGCCCTCCTGGGCAGTATCTGGAGCCAACAATGGTTTGCTGAACTTTGCCACAGCACGAAGGAAGCTGATGTGCAATTGGATTGGTACGGCAACTCCAAATATTATTGGCTGACAGAATCTAATGAAGATTTACAGGTTAAAGGTATTTATGCCCAAGGACTTTTTCCCGAAGATAAATTGGTGGAAAAACTACAGGAATACCCTTTTGTGGTGGTTCCCACTGGCACCATGGATGAGTGGGACGACCAGCCCCAGCTATCTCAACTTAGTTTACCGGGAAGGATTTTATTTGCCCTGGCCACATCTAACACGCCGATAATTTTGATGGGGAGTGAAAAAACTTCCGCCGCTAGTTTTATTAATCGCTTTCAGATTGGCGTGGTCTGTGACTATACCCCAGAAAGTTTTGGGGCTGCAGTAGCCGAAGTGTTAGATCCTCAACGTCAAAGAGTTCTTAGGGAAAATGCCGTGGCAGTGGCAGAAAAATTTGGTGATCAAAATATTGATAGTTGGATTTGGGATTCCCTCGCTGAAGGACAAGCCGTCGATGACCGCTTTGAATCCCTATTCCGGCGATCGCCGATTGACTTAGTGCATTTCATTGAACCTCCAGTACCCAGCCTGATCTACAAGGATTACGCCCAGGTGTACCAAGTTATGCGACGCTTAAAGGTCAACCATTACCATCCCGATTTTGTCATGGATGTGGGGGCTTCCCACGGCATTTGGTCTCACACCGCTAGTCAACTGTTTCCCGAAGCCCGATTCATTTTGATTGATCCTTTGATTAATCGTTATGAACAGGCTGCCCGCAACTATTACTTGAAGAACATTCCCAAAGCTAAGTTTTTAGAAATTGCCGTCTCCGACCAATCGGGCCAGCTCAGTTTTCAGGTTTCCCCCGATCTTTACGGTAGTTCTCTGCTCACTCCCGCCGATTTTCGGGACTATGAAACGGTGACAGTGGCGGTCAAAACCCTAGACCAGGTGGCCGAGGAAGAAAATCTTCAAGGGCGGGGTACCCTCAAACTTGATGTGCAGTGCGCCGAACATATTGTCTTGGCGGGGGCAAAAAATTTCCTCGAGCAGGTGGATTTAGTGGTGGCAGAACTTTCCTACGTCCGCTATGACGAAAATGCTTTGGTTTTTTTAGAGATGCTTAATCTCTTGGATCAATTGGGTTTCCGCTATTACGATGAAACCGGTGAATGGCGATCGCCCATTGATGGTACCCTATTGCAGAAAGAAGTGGTGTTTATCCGTCAGGATTTCTTGGTACCTGAAACTAGCCGCAAAATCTAG
- a CDS encoding DUF4347 domain-containing protein produces MKNLMEKTRHSLLSSTIDQRNTLVVFDERVQDLDTLYDALLPGVVAHTLNSQTDAITTISQLLAETGATKLAIAAHGEPGTIFLGKNPLNSQQLAAYSRLLMEWGIKEIALYSCQVAQGNIGKQFVHQLSELTGAVVSASATKTGSKELGGLCF; encoded by the coding sequence ATGAAAAATTTAATGGAAAAAACCCGACATTCGTTATTATCATCAACAATAGACCAGAGAAATACACTTGTTGTTTTTGATGAACGGGTTCAAGACTTAGATACTCTGTACGACGCCTTATTACCCGGCGTTGTTGCTCACACACTAAATAGTCAGACCGATGCCATAACAACTATTTCCCAGTTATTGGCAGAAACAGGGGCAACTAAACTGGCGATCGCCGCCCATGGTGAACCTGGTACAATTTTTCTTGGCAAAAATCCATTAAACTCTCAGCAATTGGCGGCATATTCCCGTCTTTTAATGGAGTGGGGAATCAAGGAAATTGCCCTCTACAGTTGCCAAGTCGCCCAGGGCAATATTGGTAAACAGTTCGTTCACCAGTTGAGTGAGTTAACCGGCGCAGTCGTCTCAGCTTCGGCAACGAAGACAGGGTCTAAAGAACTCGGAGGTCTATGCTTTTGA
- a CDS encoding class I SAM-dependent methyltransferase, which produces MLLLQDNYSYLSKLGEFKRLQGEIPGFFLEQSAALWDALLSFQNTHGIHGNMLEIGVYKGLSALMSSLHLKETEEFVLIDCTRHIEDAEVNLTPILGARGKYIQRPSYQVTAGALGDLRSTCRWLHIDGEHTGRAVINDLELCEQLLSDDGIIVLDDFFNPIYPQLAEALFIFLNQNPFKLSMVLCGWNKAYLARPMFAINYRHFIRQKLADELHNREIHKFVITKTATLDESTAFGICEQRFVDRDYYGLDSDPDFLPA; this is translated from the coding sequence ATGCTACTACTCCAAGATAACTATTCTTATCTCTCGAAGCTGGGTGAATTTAAGCGATTGCAGGGAGAAATTCCTGGTTTTTTCCTAGAACAGAGTGCGGCTCTCTGGGATGCTTTGCTAAGTTTCCAAAATACCCATGGTATCCATGGCAATATGCTGGAAATTGGAGTTTATAAAGGTCTATCAGCTTTGATGTCCTCCCTTCACCTCAAAGAAACAGAGGAATTTGTCCTGATTGATTGCACCAGGCATATTGAAGATGCAGAGGTGAATCTTACTCCTATTCTCGGTGCCAGGGGCAAGTATATTCAGCGACCTTCTTATCAAGTGACAGCGGGCGCCCTTGGTGATTTACGTTCTACTTGTCGTTGGCTCCATATTGATGGGGAACACACAGGTAGGGCTGTGATCAATGACCTTGAATTATGTGAACAACTACTGTCAGACGACGGCATCATAGTCCTGGATGATTTTTTTAATCCCATTTATCCACAGTTGGCAGAAGCACTATTCATTTTCTTGAATCAAAATCCTTTCAAATTGTCAATGGTTTTATGTGGCTGGAATAAGGCCTATCTTGCTCGACCAATGTTTGCCATCAACTACCGTCATTTTATTCGCCAGAAGTTGGCTGATGAACTCCACAACAGAGAAATTCATAAGTTTGTGATCACGAAAACCGCTACTCTAGACGAATCAACAGCTTTTGGTATCTGTGAACAGAGATTTGTAGACAGAGATTACTATGGCTTGGACTCCGACCCCGATTTTTTACCTGCTTAG
- a CDS encoding group I intron-associated PD-(D/E)XK endonuclease, giving the protein MVFDVEGVLLKVQVKSSWFSEKTGNYVVDNRRTRTNRQNIVRSPYGEKDFDFAVAYVEELDLFYVFPVDVFISYGSEIHLVETDKRQRKPRSFDYREAWHLILQKGAAQRETSA; this is encoded by the coding sequence CTGGTCTTTGATGTCGAAGGAGTCCTTTTGAAGGTGCAGGTTAAAAGTTCCTGGTTCAGCGAAAAAACTGGCAACTATGTTGTTGACAATCGTAGAACAAGGACAAACAGACAAAACATTGTTAGATCTCCCTATGGTGAGAAAGACTTTGATTTTGCTGTTGCCTACGTTGAAGAGCTTGACCTGTTCTATGTCTTTCCGGTTGATGTCTTTATTAGTTACGGTAGTGAGATTCACCTGGTCGAAACTGATAAACGTCAGAGAAAACCAAGGTCGTTCGATTACCGAGAAGCTTGGCATCTCATCTTGCAAAAAGGGGCTGCGCAAAGGGAGACCTCTGCGTGA